From the Homo sapiens chromosome 1, GRCh38.p14 Primary Assembly genome, one window contains:
- the MIB2 gene encoding E3 ubiquitin-protein ligase MIB2 isoform X18, whose product MGWKPSEARGQSQSFQASGLQPRSLKAARRATGRPDRSRAAPPNMDPDPQAGVQVGMRVVRGVDWKWGQQDGGEGGVGTVVELGRHGSPSTPDRTVVVQWDQGTRTNYRAGYQGAHDLLLYDNAQIGVRHPNIICDCCKKHGLRGMRWKCRVCLDYDLCTQCYMHNKHELAHAFDRYETAHSRPVTLSPRQGLPRIPLRGIFQGAKVVRGPDWEWGSQDGGEGKPGRVVDIRGWDVETGRSVASVTWADGTTNVYRVGHKGKVDLKCVGEAAGGFYYKDHLPRLGKPAELQRRVSADSQPFQHGDKVKCLLDTDVLREMQEGHGGWNPRMAETGTVHRITDRGDVRVQFNHETRWTFHPGALTKHHSFWVGDVVRVIGDLDTVKRLQAGHGEWTDDMAPALGRVGKVVKVFGDGNLRVAVAGQRWTFSPSCLVAYRPEEDANLDVAERARENKSSLSVALDKLRAQKSDPEHPGRLVVEVALGNAARALDLLRRRPEQVDTKNQGRTALQVAAYLGQVELIRLLLQARAGVDLPDDEGNTALHYAALGNQPEATRVLLSAGCRADAINSTQSTALHVAVQRGFLEVVRALCERGCDVNLPDAHSDTPLHSAISAGTGASGIVEVLTEVPNIDVTATNSQGFTLLHHASLKGHALAVRKILARARQLVDAKKEDGFTALHLAALNNHREVAQILIREGRCDVNVRNRKLQSPLHLAVQQAHVGLVPLLVDAGCSVNAEDEEGDTALHVALQRHQLLPLVADGAGGDPGPLQLLSRLQASGLPGSAELTVGAAVACFLALEGADVSYTNHRGRSPLDLAAEGRVLKALQGCAQRFRERQAGGGAAPGPRQTLGTPNTVTNLHVGAAPGPEAAECLVCSELALLVLFSPCQHRTVCEECARRMKKCIRCQVVVSKKLRPDGSEVASAAPAPGPPRQLVEELQSRYRQMEERITCPICIDSHIRLVFQCGHGACAPCGSALSACPICRQPIRDRIQIFV is encoded by the exons GTCCCGAGCAGCCCCGCCCAACATGGACCCAGACCCCCAGGCGGGCGTGCAGGTGGGCATGCGGGTGGTGCGCGGCGTGGACTGGAAGTGGGGCCAGCAGGACGGCGGCGAGGGCGGCGTGGGCACGGTGGTGGAGCTTGGCCGCCACGGCAGCCCCTCGACACCCGACCGCACAGTGGTCGTGCAGTGGGACCAGGGCACGCGCACCAACTACCGCGCCGGCTACCAGGGCGCGCACGACCTGCTGCTGTACGACAACGCCCAGATCG gcgTCCGGCACCCCAACATCATCTGTGACTGCTGCAAGAAGCACGGGCTGCGGGGGATGCGCTGGAAGTGCCGTGTGTGCCTGGACTACGACCTCTGCACGCAGTGCTACATGCACAACAAGCATGAGCTCGCCCACGCCTTCGACCGCTACGAGACCGCTCACTCGCGCCC TGTCACACTGAGTCCCCGCCAGGGCCTCCCGAGGATCCCACTAAGGGGCATCTTCCAGGGAGCGAAGGTGGTGCGAGGCCCCGACTGGGAGTGGGGCTCACAGGATG gaggggaagggaaaCCGGGCCGTGTGGTGGACATCCGTGGCTGGGATGTGGAGACAGGCCGGAGTGTGGCCAGCGTGACGTGGGCTGATGGTACCACCAATGTGTACCGTGTGGGCCACAAGGGCAAGGTGGACCTCAAGTGTGTGGGCGAGGCAGCGGGCGGCTTCTACTACAAGGACCACCTCCCAAGGCTCG GCAAGCCGGCGGAGCTGCAGCGCAGGGTGAGTGCTGACAGCCAGCCCTTCCAGCACGGGGACAAGGTCAAGTGTCTGCTGGACACTGATGTCCTGCGGGAGATGCAGGAAGGCCACGGCGGCTGGAACCCCAGGATGGCGGAG ACGGGCACCGTGCATCGTATCACGGACCGCGGGGACGTGCGCGTGCAGTTCAACCACGAGACGCGCTGGACCTTCCACCCCGGGGCGCTCACCAAG CACCACTCCTTCTGGGTGGGCGACGTGGTCCGGGTCATCGGCGACCTTGACACAGTGAAGCggctgcaggctgggcatggcgaGTGGACGGACGACATGGCCCCT GCCCTGGGCCGCGTCGGGAAGGTGGTGAAAGTGTTTGGAGACGGGAACCTGCGTGTAGCAGTCGCTGGTCAGCGGTGGACCTTCAGCCCCTCCTGCCTGGTGGCCTACCGGCCCGAGGAGGATGCCAACCTGGACGTGGCCGAGCGCGCCCGGGAGAACAAAA GCTCACTGAGCGTGGCCCTGGACAAGCTTCGGGCCCAGAAGAGTGACCCAGAGCACCCGGGAAGGCTGGTGGTGGAGGTGGCGCTGGGTAACGCAGCCCGGGCTCTGGACCTGCTGCGGAGGCGCCCAGAGCAG GTGGACACCAAGAACCAAGGCAGGACCGCTCTGCAAGTGGCTGCCTACCTGGGCCAGGTGGAGTTGATACGGCTGCTGCTACAAGCCAGGGCGGGCGTGGACCTGCCGGACGACGAGGGCAACACGGCACTGCACTACGCGGCCCTGGG GAACCAGCCCGAGGCCACCAGGGTGCTCCTGAGTGCTGGGTGCCGGGCGGACGCCATCAACAGCACCCAGAGCACAGCACTGCACGTGGCCGTGCAGAggggcttcctggaggtggtgCGGGCCCTGTGTGAGCGCGGCTGTGACGTCAACCTGCCC GACGCCCACTCGGACACGCCCCTGCACTCCGCCATCTCGGCGGGCACTGGAGCCAGCGGCATTGTCGAGGTCCTCACGGAGGTGCCAAACATCGATGTTACCGCCACCAACAGCCAGGGTTTCACCCTGCTGCACCATGCCTCCCTCAAGGGTCACGCGCT AGCTGTGAGAAAGATTCTGGCTCGGGCGCGGCAGCTGGTGGACGCCAAGAAGGAGGACGGCTTCACGGCGCTGCATCTGGCTGCCCTCAACAACCACCGCGAGGTGGCCCAGATCCTCATCCGGGAG ggcCGCTGTGACGTGAACGTGCGCAACCGGAAGCTGCAGTCCCCGCTGCATCTCGCCGTGCAACAGGCCCACGTGGGGCTGGTGCCGCTACTGGTGGACGCTGGGTGCAGTGTCAACGCCGAGGACGAGGAGGGGGACACAGCCCTGCACGTGGCGCTGCAGCGTCATCAGCTGCTGCCCCTGGTGGCTGATGGGGCCGGGGGGGACCCAGGGCCCTTGCAGCTGCTGTCCAGG CTACAGGCCTCGGGCCTCCCCGGCAGCGCGGAGCTGACGGTGGGCGCGGCGGTCGCCTGCTTCCTGGCGCTGGAGGGCGCCGACGTGAGCTACACCAACCACCGCGGTCGGAGCCCGCTGGACCTGGCCGCCGAGGGTCGCGTGCTCAAGGCCCTTCAGGGCTGCGCCCAGCGCTTCCG GGAGCGGCAGGCGGGCGGGGGCGCGGCCCCGGGCCCCAGGCAAACGCTCGGGACCCCCAACACCGTGACGAACCTGCACGTGGGCGCCGCGCCGGGGCCCGAGGCCGCTGAGTGCCTGGTGTGCTCCGAGCTGGCGCTGCTGGTGCTGTTCTCGCCGTGCCAGCACCGCACCGTGTGTGAGG AGTGCGCGCGCAGGATGAAGAAGTGCATCAGGTGCCAGGTGGTCGTCAGCAAGAAACTGCGCCCAG ACGGCTCTGAGGTGGCGagcgccgcccccgcccccggcccgccgCGCCAGCTGGTGGAGGAGCTGCAGAGCCGCTACCGGCAGATGGAGGAACGCATCACCTGCCCCATCTGCATCGACAGCCACATCCGCCTCGTGTTCCAGTGCGGCCACGGCGCATGCGCCCCCTGCGGCTCCGCGCTCAGCGCCTGCCCCATCTGCCGCCAGCCCATCCGCGACCGCATCCAGATCTTCGTGTGA
- the MIB2 gene encoding E3 ubiquitin-protein ligase MIB2 isoform X21: MGWKPSEARGQSQSFQASGLQPRSLKAARRATGRPDRSRAAPPNMDPDPQAGVQVGMRVVRGVDWKWGQQDGGEGGVGTVVELGRHGSPSTPDRTVVVQWDQGTRTNYRAGYQGAHDLLLYDNAQIGVRHPNIICDCCKKHGLRGMRWKCRVCLDYDLCTQCYMHNKHELAHAFDRYETAHSRPVTLSPRQGLPRIPLRGIFQGAKVVRGPDWEWGSQDGGEGKPGRVVDIRGWDVETGRSVASVTWADGTTNVYRVGHKGKVDLKCVGEAAGGFYYKDHLPRLGKPAELQRRVSADSQPFQHGDKVKCLLDTDVLREMQEGHGGWNPRMAEFIGQTGTVHRITDRGDVRVQFNHETRWTFHPGALTKALGRVGKVVKVFGDGNLRVAVAGQRWTFSPSCLVAYRPEEDANLDVAERARENKSSLSVALDKLRAQKSDPEHPGRLVVEVALGNAARALDLLRRRPEQVDTKNQGRTALQVAAYLGQVELIRLLLQARAGVDLPDDEGNTALHYAALGNQPEATRVLLSAGCRADAINSTQSTALHVAVQRGFLEVVRALCERGCDVNLPDAHSDTPLHSAISAGTGASGIVEVLTEVPNIDVTATNSQGFTLLHHASLKGHALAVRKILARARQLVDAKKEDGFTALHLAALNNHREVAQILIREGRCDVNVRNRKLQSPLHLAVQQAHVGLVPLLVDAGCSVNAEDEEGDTALHVALQRHQLLPLVADGAGGDPGPLQLLSRLQASGLPGSAELTVGAAVACFLALEGADVSYTNHRGRSPLDLAAEGRVLKALQGCAQRFRERQAGGGAAPGPRQTLGTPNTVTNLHVGAAPGPEAAECLVCSELALLVLFSPCQHRTVCEECARRMKKCIRCQVVVSKKLRPDGSEVASAAPAPGPPRQLVEELQSRYRQMEERITCPICIDSHIRLVFQCGHGACAPCGSALSACPICRQPIRDRIQIFV, translated from the exons GTCCCGAGCAGCCCCGCCCAACATGGACCCAGACCCCCAGGCGGGCGTGCAGGTGGGCATGCGGGTGGTGCGCGGCGTGGACTGGAAGTGGGGCCAGCAGGACGGCGGCGAGGGCGGCGTGGGCACGGTGGTGGAGCTTGGCCGCCACGGCAGCCCCTCGACACCCGACCGCACAGTGGTCGTGCAGTGGGACCAGGGCACGCGCACCAACTACCGCGCCGGCTACCAGGGCGCGCACGACCTGCTGCTGTACGACAACGCCCAGATCG gcgTCCGGCACCCCAACATCATCTGTGACTGCTGCAAGAAGCACGGGCTGCGGGGGATGCGCTGGAAGTGCCGTGTGTGCCTGGACTACGACCTCTGCACGCAGTGCTACATGCACAACAAGCATGAGCTCGCCCACGCCTTCGACCGCTACGAGACCGCTCACTCGCGCCC TGTCACACTGAGTCCCCGCCAGGGCCTCCCGAGGATCCCACTAAGGGGCATCTTCCAGGGAGCGAAGGTGGTGCGAGGCCCCGACTGGGAGTGGGGCTCACAGGATG gaggggaagggaaaCCGGGCCGTGTGGTGGACATCCGTGGCTGGGATGTGGAGACAGGCCGGAGTGTGGCCAGCGTGACGTGGGCTGATGGTACCACCAATGTGTACCGTGTGGGCCACAAGGGCAAGGTGGACCTCAAGTGTGTGGGCGAGGCAGCGGGCGGCTTCTACTACAAGGACCACCTCCCAAGGCTCG GCAAGCCGGCGGAGCTGCAGCGCAGGGTGAGTGCTGACAGCCAGCCCTTCCAGCACGGGGACAAGGTCAAGTGTCTGCTGGACACTGATGTCCTGCGGGAGATGCAGGAAGGCCACGGCGGCTGGAACCCCAGGATGGCGGAG TTTATCGGACAGACGGGCACCGTGCATCGTATCACGGACCGCGGGGACGTGCGCGTGCAGTTCAACCACGAGACGCGCTGGACCTTCCACCCCGGGGCGCTCACCAAG GCCCTGGGCCGCGTCGGGAAGGTGGTGAAAGTGTTTGGAGACGGGAACCTGCGTGTAGCAGTCGCTGGTCAGCGGTGGACCTTCAGCCCCTCCTGCCTGGTGGCCTACCGGCCCGAGGAGGATGCCAACCTGGACGTGGCCGAGCGCGCCCGGGAGAACAAAA GCTCACTGAGCGTGGCCCTGGACAAGCTTCGGGCCCAGAAGAGTGACCCAGAGCACCCGGGAAGGCTGGTGGTGGAGGTGGCGCTGGGTAACGCAGCCCGGGCTCTGGACCTGCTGCGGAGGCGCCCAGAGCAG GTGGACACCAAGAACCAAGGCAGGACCGCTCTGCAAGTGGCTGCCTACCTGGGCCAGGTGGAGTTGATACGGCTGCTGCTACAAGCCAGGGCGGGCGTGGACCTGCCGGACGACGAGGGCAACACGGCACTGCACTACGCGGCCCTGGG GAACCAGCCCGAGGCCACCAGGGTGCTCCTGAGTGCTGGGTGCCGGGCGGACGCCATCAACAGCACCCAGAGCACAGCACTGCACGTGGCCGTGCAGAggggcttcctggaggtggtgCGGGCCCTGTGTGAGCGCGGCTGTGACGTCAACCTGCCC GACGCCCACTCGGACACGCCCCTGCACTCCGCCATCTCGGCGGGCACTGGAGCCAGCGGCATTGTCGAGGTCCTCACGGAGGTGCCAAACATCGATGTTACCGCCACCAACAGCCAGGGTTTCACCCTGCTGCACCATGCCTCCCTCAAGGGTCACGCGCT AGCTGTGAGAAAGATTCTGGCTCGGGCGCGGCAGCTGGTGGACGCCAAGAAGGAGGACGGCTTCACGGCGCTGCATCTGGCTGCCCTCAACAACCACCGCGAGGTGGCCCAGATCCTCATCCGGGAG ggcCGCTGTGACGTGAACGTGCGCAACCGGAAGCTGCAGTCCCCGCTGCATCTCGCCGTGCAACAGGCCCACGTGGGGCTGGTGCCGCTACTGGTGGACGCTGGGTGCAGTGTCAACGCCGAGGACGAGGAGGGGGACACAGCCCTGCACGTGGCGCTGCAGCGTCATCAGCTGCTGCCCCTGGTGGCTGATGGGGCCGGGGGGGACCCAGGGCCCTTGCAGCTGCTGTCCAGG CTACAGGCCTCGGGCCTCCCCGGCAGCGCGGAGCTGACGGTGGGCGCGGCGGTCGCCTGCTTCCTGGCGCTGGAGGGCGCCGACGTGAGCTACACCAACCACCGCGGTCGGAGCCCGCTGGACCTGGCCGCCGAGGGTCGCGTGCTCAAGGCCCTTCAGGGCTGCGCCCAGCGCTTCCG GGAGCGGCAGGCGGGCGGGGGCGCGGCCCCGGGCCCCAGGCAAACGCTCGGGACCCCCAACACCGTGACGAACCTGCACGTGGGCGCCGCGCCGGGGCCCGAGGCCGCTGAGTGCCTGGTGTGCTCCGAGCTGGCGCTGCTGGTGCTGTTCTCGCCGTGCCAGCACCGCACCGTGTGTGAGG AGTGCGCGCGCAGGATGAAGAAGTGCATCAGGTGCCAGGTGGTCGTCAGCAAGAAACTGCGCCCAG ACGGCTCTGAGGTGGCGagcgccgcccccgcccccggcccgccgCGCCAGCTGGTGGAGGAGCTGCAGAGCCGCTACCGGCAGATGGAGGAACGCATCACCTGCCCCATCTGCATCGACAGCCACATCCGCCTCGTGTTCCAGTGCGGCCACGGCGCATGCGCCCCCTGCGGCTCCGCGCTCAGCGCCTGCCCCATCTGCCGCCAGCCCATCCGCGACCGCATCCAGATCTTCGTGTGA
- the MIB2 gene encoding E3 ubiquitin-protein ligase MIB2 isoform X17: MGWKPSEARGQSQSFQASGLQPRSLKAARRATGRPDRSRAAPPNMDPDPQAGVQVGMRVVRGVDWKWGQQDGGEGGVGTVVELGRHGSPSTPDRTVVVQWDQGTRTNYRAGYQGAHDLLLYDNAQIGVRHPNIICDCCKKHGLRGMRWKCRVCLDYDLCTQCYMHNKHELAHAFDRYETAHSRPVTLSPRQGLPRIPLRGIFQGAKVVRGPDWEWGSQDGGEGKPGRVVDIRGWDVETGRSVASVTWADGTTNVYRVGHKGKVDLKCVGEAAGGFYYKDHLPRLGKPAELQRRVSADSQPFQHGDKVKCLLDTDVLREMQEGHGGWNPRMAEFIGQTGTVHRITDRGDVRVQFNHETRWTFHPGALTKDTRKAGQLRGREGGGWAKMLLHHSFWVGDVVRVIGDLDTVKRLQAGHGEWTDDMAPALGRVGKVVKVFGDGNLRVAVAGQRWTFSPSCLVAYRPEEDANLDVAERARENKSSLSVALDKLRAQKSDPEHPGRLVVEVALGNAARALDLLRRRPEQVDTKNQGRTALQVAAYLGQVELIRLLLQARAGVDLPDDEGNTALHYAALGNQPEATRVLLSAGCRADAINSTQSTALHVAVQRGFLEVVRALCERGCDVNLPDAHSDTPLHSAISAGTGASGIVEVLTEVPNIDVTATNSQGFTLLHHASLKGHALAVRKILARARQLVDAKKEDGFTALHLAALNNHREVAQILIREGRCDVNVRNRKLQSPLHLAVQQAHVGLVPLLVDAGCSVNAEDEEGDTALHVALQRHQLLPLVADGAGGDPGPLQLLSRLQASGLPGSAELTVGAAVACFLALEGADVSYTNHRGRSPLDLAAEGRVLKALQGCAQRFRERQAGGGAAPGPRQTLGTPNTVTNLHVGAAPGPEAAECLVCSELALLVLFSPCQHRTVCEECARRMKKCIRCQVVVSKKLRPDGSEVASAAPAPGPPRQLVEELQSRYRQMEERITCPICIDSHIRLVFQCGHGACAPCGSALSACPICRQPIRDRIQIFV; this comes from the exons GTCCCGAGCAGCCCCGCCCAACATGGACCCAGACCCCCAGGCGGGCGTGCAGGTGGGCATGCGGGTGGTGCGCGGCGTGGACTGGAAGTGGGGCCAGCAGGACGGCGGCGAGGGCGGCGTGGGCACGGTGGTGGAGCTTGGCCGCCACGGCAGCCCCTCGACACCCGACCGCACAGTGGTCGTGCAGTGGGACCAGGGCACGCGCACCAACTACCGCGCCGGCTACCAGGGCGCGCACGACCTGCTGCTGTACGACAACGCCCAGATCG gcgTCCGGCACCCCAACATCATCTGTGACTGCTGCAAGAAGCACGGGCTGCGGGGGATGCGCTGGAAGTGCCGTGTGTGCCTGGACTACGACCTCTGCACGCAGTGCTACATGCACAACAAGCATGAGCTCGCCCACGCCTTCGACCGCTACGAGACCGCTCACTCGCGCCC TGTCACACTGAGTCCCCGCCAGGGCCTCCCGAGGATCCCACTAAGGGGCATCTTCCAGGGAGCGAAGGTGGTGCGAGGCCCCGACTGGGAGTGGGGCTCACAGGATG gaggggaagggaaaCCGGGCCGTGTGGTGGACATCCGTGGCTGGGATGTGGAGACAGGCCGGAGTGTGGCCAGCGTGACGTGGGCTGATGGTACCACCAATGTGTACCGTGTGGGCCACAAGGGCAAGGTGGACCTCAAGTGTGTGGGCGAGGCAGCGGGCGGCTTCTACTACAAGGACCACCTCCCAAGGCTCG GCAAGCCGGCGGAGCTGCAGCGCAGGGTGAGTGCTGACAGCCAGCCCTTCCAGCACGGGGACAAGGTCAAGTGTCTGCTGGACACTGATGTCCTGCGGGAGATGCAGGAAGGCCACGGCGGCTGGAACCCCAGGATGGCGGAG TTTATCGGACAGACGGGCACCGTGCATCGTATCACGGACCGCGGGGACGTGCGCGTGCAGTTCAACCACGAGACGCGCTGGACCTTCCACCCCGGGGCGCTCACCAAG GACACCAGGAAGGCAGGACAGCTTCGTGGGCGGGAGGGAGGCGGCTGGGCTAAGATGCTCCTG CACCACTCCTTCTGGGTGGGCGACGTGGTCCGGGTCATCGGCGACCTTGACACAGTGAAGCggctgcaggctgggcatggcgaGTGGACGGACGACATGGCCCCT GCCCTGGGCCGCGTCGGGAAGGTGGTGAAAGTGTTTGGAGACGGGAACCTGCGTGTAGCAGTCGCTGGTCAGCGGTGGACCTTCAGCCCCTCCTGCCTGGTGGCCTACCGGCCCGAGGAGGATGCCAACCTGGACGTGGCCGAGCGCGCCCGGGAGAACAAAA GCTCACTGAGCGTGGCCCTGGACAAGCTTCGGGCCCAGAAGAGTGACCCAGAGCACCCGGGAAGGCTGGTGGTGGAGGTGGCGCTGGGTAACGCAGCCCGGGCTCTGGACCTGCTGCGGAGGCGCCCAGAGCAG GTGGACACCAAGAACCAAGGCAGGACCGCTCTGCAAGTGGCTGCCTACCTGGGCCAGGTGGAGTTGATACGGCTGCTGCTACAAGCCAGGGCGGGCGTGGACCTGCCGGACGACGAGGGCAACACGGCACTGCACTACGCGGCCCTGGG GAACCAGCCCGAGGCCACCAGGGTGCTCCTGAGTGCTGGGTGCCGGGCGGACGCCATCAACAGCACCCAGAGCACAGCACTGCACGTGGCCGTGCAGAggggcttcctggaggtggtgCGGGCCCTGTGTGAGCGCGGCTGTGACGTCAACCTGCCC GACGCCCACTCGGACACGCCCCTGCACTCCGCCATCTCGGCGGGCACTGGAGCCAGCGGCATTGTCGAGGTCCTCACGGAGGTGCCAAACATCGATGTTACCGCCACCAACAGCCAGGGTTTCACCCTGCTGCACCATGCCTCCCTCAAGGGTCACGCGCT AGCTGTGAGAAAGATTCTGGCTCGGGCGCGGCAGCTGGTGGACGCCAAGAAGGAGGACGGCTTCACGGCGCTGCATCTGGCTGCCCTCAACAACCACCGCGAGGTGGCCCAGATCCTCATCCGGGAG ggcCGCTGTGACGTGAACGTGCGCAACCGGAAGCTGCAGTCCCCGCTGCATCTCGCCGTGCAACAGGCCCACGTGGGGCTGGTGCCGCTACTGGTGGACGCTGGGTGCAGTGTCAACGCCGAGGACGAGGAGGGGGACACAGCCCTGCACGTGGCGCTGCAGCGTCATCAGCTGCTGCCCCTGGTGGCTGATGGGGCCGGGGGGGACCCAGGGCCCTTGCAGCTGCTGTCCAGG CTACAGGCCTCGGGCCTCCCCGGCAGCGCGGAGCTGACGGTGGGCGCGGCGGTCGCCTGCTTCCTGGCGCTGGAGGGCGCCGACGTGAGCTACACCAACCACCGCGGTCGGAGCCCGCTGGACCTGGCCGCCGAGGGTCGCGTGCTCAAGGCCCTTCAGGGCTGCGCCCAGCGCTTCCG GGAGCGGCAGGCGGGCGGGGGCGCGGCCCCGGGCCCCAGGCAAACGCTCGGGACCCCCAACACCGTGACGAACCTGCACGTGGGCGCCGCGCCGGGGCCCGAGGCCGCTGAGTGCCTGGTGTGCTCCGAGCTGGCGCTGCTGGTGCTGTTCTCGCCGTGCCAGCACCGCACCGTGTGTGAGG AGTGCGCGCGCAGGATGAAGAAGTGCATCAGGTGCCAGGTGGTCGTCAGCAAGAAACTGCGCCCAG ACGGCTCTGAGGTGGCGagcgccgcccccgcccccggcccgccgCGCCAGCTGGTGGAGGAGCTGCAGAGCCGCTACCGGCAGATGGAGGAACGCATCACCTGCCCCATCTGCATCGACAGCCACATCCGCCTCGTGTTCCAGTGCGGCCACGGCGCATGCGCCCCCTGCGGCTCCGCGCTCAGCGCCTGCCCCATCTGCCGCCAGCCCATCCGCGACCGCATCCAGATCTTCGTGTGA